In Caldisericaceae bacterium, one DNA window encodes the following:
- the rpsU gene encoding 30S ribosomal protein S21, whose protein sequence is MAEVRRRQNESLEDMLKRFRRECAKDGIYAEIKKRRYYIPPSVKKKQKDVKKK, encoded by the coding sequence GTGGCAGAAGTTCGTAGAAGACAAAATGAGTCCTTAGAGGACATGCTAAAGAGATTTAGAAGAGAATGCGCCAAAGATGGCATCTATGCTGAAATTAAAAAGAGGAGGTATTACATTCCTCCTAGTGTTAAGAAAAAACAAAAGGATGTAAAAAAGAAGTAA